In Desulfurellaceae bacterium, the genomic stretch CCCGATAATGAATCGCTTGGTGAGTTTGAGAATTTTGTCGTGCGAATGATCCCCGGTGGGGATCAGGTTTGGCCATTGTCCCAGCGCTATATCGAAGAGATTCCAGAAGCACAGAGAAAGTTCTCAGCGAAGAAGAAGCTGAGGGCGCAGCTCTACGCTTGGCTGGCGGCTAGAGAGGATCCCAGACAGATGGGTTTAGCCATTCGTGCGCGAGATTTGGAAGTTGACGGTGAACTCAGCAATACCTTTGTTGCTTGGCTTACGAAACTGTTCGGATAACTTCGAAGAGAATGCACTCGCGCGGCTGGTGTCTGGAAATCTTGTCCTGCCGGCTCCGGCAATCAACGGATACGCAGATGGGTGGAAAGACCCAGCATGGTTGTCTCGTCGGGCGACTTCTCTGGAGCCATGAACTTGCCATTCGCCAGAATCCTCCTCATAGCGCAGTCCAGACCGCAGCACCGCAGACCAAAATCCGACCGCGCCGGTCAGGGTCGCACCGAGGAGGGCGCCGAGCATCCAGACCGGGTCGCCGGGGCGGTCCAGATAGCGGCCGTGCCGAGCAGTGCCAGCGCCGAGGCGCCCATCATTGGCGCGCCCATCGGTCTGGCTTGGCGTACAACGTCACCACGCGAGCACGAATTTCGTCTGCTGACCAAGCTTTTGGGAGCAGCGGGGCAGTACGACACGGCCGCTACCAGATTGTCTGTGAATAAAACGCGCGGATAGCAGCATCGGAGGTGACGAGCGCGCAGGCGTGCAGACTGGCAGTCGCAACAATGGTGCGGTCGGCAGGATCGCGGTGGTCCCAGTTGAGTGCCAGGTTTTTGAGCCAGGTTTGGACATCGACAGGGAGAATATCGAGGCGGTCGATTTGCTCCAGCTTCTCTGTGAATTCCTGGATGGAAACCGGTAGGGAGAGCCTTTCCTTTTGGACTTTGATGCCGATTTCCCAGATAGAGATAGAGCTGAGAGCGATACGGTCGGCGTCTGAGATCGCTTGGGCTGCGGTTTGAGACAGCCGCCCTGGGTCCAGGGTCCAGAAGATGAGGGCTGACGTATCCAG encodes the following:
- a CDS encoding type II toxin-antitoxin system VapC family toxin, with amino-acid sequence MIVLDTSALIFWTLDPGRLSQTAAQAISDADRIALSSISIWEIGIKVQKERLSLPVSIQEFTEKLEQIDRLDILPVDVQTWLKNLALNWDHRDPADRTIVATASLHACALVTSDAAIRAFYSQTIW